The Toxoplasma gondii ME49 chromosome III, whole genome shotgun sequence genome includes a window with the following:
- a CDS encoding hypothetical protein (encoded by transcript TGME49_253920), with amino-acid sequence MGAAVDDKPPLHRGGRQTRQKSADALKQLLLWKEGGRHCSLSCLFRLPSSAKAVFVLGCFVYLSTCCKPILCTDAPEASSVRQNFSTIETTENVEQHAVSEINSSQNSEGPSAGLAEAEGRNRSQGTEGERSVPSNRAGREILLDRHAAFPKAIRVGERFGELEFSQPGKSRVVQESASSSRSVSVVQHSPFRDTGNSDDHCDASIDEDKILFLRQHKRGGGYVRVPVLISSRFLPAAFGLRLYKRATLGQHLKVSSEKATALFNTTTSNTSSDDSSHSSALPPSSNLLSAAPASSDETPAASTEGNDTFNALPVFFPPSVVEEATRPLGIAVRPPVVAIPAGATDFEVQIQLQRKPRGQTVTVQIDCYALSPVKPVLSSQEKELTGQDAFSSDGPSDGRYPDGSSGTGVGNSKNEAQEAVMTANIGTGDSKPASASQKGLILSAREEIKRQAWKQRHWRTIHVKEATNARCRVSARSSDPDEEVVVKRGTFIELLSLTKALPVHSETVKGDKRNSRPAGAATDDNNFPPPPTQPSLSGGERPWWSLSREYPVNVYVPPQNRKQRCQPGTLRALAGTSCLPCMPGFRCYDEKHYESCAFPTWSPEGSATCLTPGPHTNSMGVGSAPIPCGEGTVSTEASAKCMLCPVNHKCVVDRIGIETPCPKKTFSDPGEAECRYCPKNHDCTKGVIQPCPFGQVSDKKGTGCVDVTDGSYLDPDSKRARTLPQTFANDGTGRSFTWLYVTKAFTGWVPGTGSSSKKVPCPPMALCTAGWYKLGVLKNQWSSSKDVLNYGAAVPAGWSSIFDQPSADRTKQMFGYYGWARNSISFGDDDFASPDNPCPTGYYSDNTVREIKSGGFCVQHSRSPGLG; translated from the exons ATGGGGGCAGCGGTGGACGACAAGCCCCCACTTCACAGGGGCGGGCGTCAGACCCGACAGAAATCCGCTGACGCCTTGAAGCAACTACTTCTTTGGAAGGAGGGCGGACGCCACTGcagtctctcttgtctttttcgtcttccttccaGCGCCAAAGCGGTCTTCGTTCTCGGCTGCTTCGTCTACTTGTCAACGTGTTGCAAACCGATCTTGTGTACAGACGCCCCAGAAGCGTCAAGCGTTCGACAGAATTTCTCCACTATCGAAACGACGGAGAATGTCGAGCAACATGCTGTCAGTGAAATAAATTCCAGTCAAAACTCGGAAGGCCCTTCTGCCGGTCTAGCAGAAGCGGaaggacgaaacagaagTCAGGGCACCGAAGGGGAAAGGAGTGTTCCGTCAAACCGAGCAGGGCGAGAAATTTTGCTTGACCGTCACGCAGCATTTCCAAAAGCCATCCGTGTTGGAGAAAGATTCGGGGAATTGGAGTTCAGTCAGCCGGGGAAGAGCCGCGTGGTGCAAGAATCCGCAAGTTCCTCCCGTTCCGTCTCGGTAGTTCAGCACTCTCCTTTCAGGGATACAGGGAACAGTGACGACCATTGCGACGCGTCCATCGACGAGGACAAAATTTTATTTCTAAGGCAACACAAACGTGGTGGTGGCTACGTGAGAGTGCCTGTGTTAATTAGCTCGCGCTTTCTCCCTGCAGCGTTCGGTTTGAGATTATATAAACGGGCAACTCTAGGGCAACACCTGAAAGTATCATCGGAGAAGGCCACCGCACTTTTCAACACAACAACTTCAAACACATCTTCTGACGACTCTTCGCATTCATCTGCTTTACCTCCTTCTAGCAACTTACTGTCAGCGGCTCCCGCTTCCTCCGACGAGACGCCAGCAGCCTcaacagaaggaaacgacaCGTTTAACGCACTGCCAGTCTTCTTTCCGCCTTCGGTGGTAGAAGAGGCAACCCGCCCTCTGGGCATCGCTGTGAGGCCACCGGTGGTCGCTATCCCAGCTGGTGCGACAGATTTTGAAGTGCAGATTCAGCTTCAGCGGAAACCCCGAGGTCAGACAGTGACCGTCCAGATCGACTGTTATGCGCTCTCTCCAGTGAAGCCGGTTCTTTCGtcacaagaaaaagaattAACAGGACAGGATGCATTTTCATCAGACGGTCCATCTGACGGTCGTTATCCCGATGGGTCTTCCGGGACCGGTGTAGGAAACAGCAAGAATGAGGCACAGGAGGCTGTGATGACGGCAAATATTGGAACGGGCGACAGTAAGCCCGCAAGTGCCTCTCAGAAAGGATTGATTCTGTCTGCGCGAGAAGAGATTAAGCGTCAGGCATGGAAACAAAGACACTGGAGAACGATTCACGTGAAGGAAGCGACAAACGCGAGATGCCGTGTCTCTGCACGGTCGTCAGACCCAGACGAGGAAGTAGTTGTGAAACGTGGCACATTTATTGAGCTGCTTAGCCTCACCAAAGCATTGCCTGTTCATTCAGAAACCGTGAagggagacaaaagaaactCCCGGCCGGCGGGCGCTGCGACCGATGACAACAATTTCCCCCCTCCTCCGACACAGCCCTCCCTGTCCGGGGGAGAACGACCCTGGTGGTCGCTGTCAAGGGAATATCCAGTCAATGTTTATGTCCCTCCACAAAATCGGAAACA GAGATGTCAACCCGGGACTCTGCGTGCCCTAGCAGGCACGTCGTGTCTGCCTTGCATGCCCGGCTTCAGATGCTATGATGAAAAACATTACGAATCATGTGCATTCCCCACATGGTCTCCTGAAGGGTCGGCGACGTGCTTAACCCCCGGTCCACACACTAACTCGATGGGTGTTGGCTCTGCCCCTATTCCGTGCGGCGAAG GGACTGTGTCTACCGAGGCATCGGCCAAGTGCATGCTCTGCCCAGTCAATCATAAGTGTGTGGTTGATCGCATCGGAATTGAGACACCATGCCCCAAAAAAACATTTTCTGATCCAGGAGAGGCCGAGTGTCGCTACTGTCCAAAAAACCACGACTGCACAAAAGGCGTTATCCAGCCATGCCCGTTTGGGCAAGTCTCTGACAAGAAGGGTACAGGCTGTGTCGACGTAACTGACGGGTCCTACCTCGATCCCGACtcgaaaagagcgagaactctgccTCAGACATTTGCCAATGAtggaacaggaagaagcttCACGTGGCTCTACGTGACCAAGGCATTCACAGGCTGGGTTCCTGGCACCGGGAGTTCCAGCAAGAAGGTGCCGTGCCCCCCCATGGCTCTGTGCACTGCAGGCTGGTATAAACTCGGAGTCCT AAAAAACCAATGGAGCAGCTCGAAGGATGTCCTCAATTATGGGGCAGCAGTACCGGCGGGGTGGTCGAGTATCTTTGATCAACCGTCTGCTGATAGAACGAAACAGATGTTTGGTTACTATGGTTGGGCAAGGAATTCGATCAGCTTCGGAGATGATGACTTTGCTTCCCCTGACAATCCCTGCCCTACTGGCTACTATTCAGATAACACCGTACGTGAGATCAAAAGCGGCGGTTTTTGCGTGCAACATTCTAGATCCCCAGGTTTGGGTTGA